A genomic region of Mesobacillus jeotgali contains the following coding sequences:
- a CDS encoding pyridoxamine 5'-phosphate oxidase family protein has protein sequence MASQNLKEKITQVLGESKVGTLATVVGNKPHSRYMTFFNEDLTLYTPTSKETYKAEEVERNPYVHILLGYEGEGMGDAYIEVQGKASIREDQSLKEKFWNEKMEKWIESPHDPDYIILEIKPETIRLMNDNGEPETMNL, from the coding sequence ATGGCTAGTCAAAACTTAAAAGAAAAAATCACTCAGGTACTTGGTGAATCAAAGGTTGGCACGCTGGCAACCGTAGTCGGGAATAAGCCGCACTCCCGATACATGACCTTTTTCAATGAGGACTTGACATTATACACTCCGACAAGTAAAGAAACGTACAAAGCGGAAGAGGTTGAAAGGAACCCATATGTTCATATCCTGCTCGGATATGAAGGTGAAGGAATGGGTGATGCCTATATCGAGGTACAGGGAAAAGCTTCAATCCGTGAAGATCAGTCACTCAAGGAAAAATTCTGGAATGAGAAGATGGAAAAATGGATTGAGAGCCCTCATGACCCCGATTACATTATTCTTGAAATAAAACCAGAAACCATTCGATTGATGAATGATAATGGAGAACCAGAAACAATGAATTTATAA
- a CDS encoding ABC transporter substrate-binding protein: MKRGLAFFIAMFMLIGLLAGCSGEQKADAEKTKDGKVIVDFWTFWGSETRRPIIKKIIDDYNESQDKVFVKHTFLPWGDIWTKNLASVAAGNPADVIINNINTVAQRAENKQVEDLSQYIDDSFKQKFHPHLWDTVEYDGKSYAVPFNTDTHLLFYNKTAFKEAGLDPEKPPATWAELEEYAKKLDIENGDNYERIGFYPLWGSVGASSWMTNADSGKGFIEDGELTINTPKKVEALNWIHDWKERLGENTVQAFQAEFGSEQANPFIAGKVAMWVDVGTFYIQLRDYGQNVDFGVAPIPAYEEGSGNWAEGGGFVVEIPKGAKHPEEAMDFIKYLTDVEAQKYWSVKNYDNVANIEAAEAALNELEGSDKMVYEATVKNLEHTKMFPVPVEYPDYHSSLNPHIDNALLGKTTAEKALEEAEEDIAKMKKK; this comes from the coding sequence ATGAAGAGGGGTCTTGCATTTTTTATTGCAATGTTTATGCTAATTGGCTTGCTGGCTGGGTGCTCTGGGGAGCAAAAAGCTGATGCCGAAAAAACGAAAGATGGAAAAGTAATAGTCGATTTCTGGACATTTTGGGGTTCAGAGACACGCCGTCCGATCATAAAAAAAATAATCGATGATTATAACGAATCACAGGATAAAGTTTTCGTTAAACACACTTTCCTGCCGTGGGGCGATATTTGGACAAAAAACCTTGCATCAGTGGCAGCAGGTAATCCAGCGGATGTCATTATCAACAATATCAATACAGTTGCCCAGCGTGCTGAAAACAAGCAGGTAGAGGACCTAAGCCAATATATAGATGATTCATTCAAGCAAAAATTTCACCCACATTTATGGGACACTGTCGAGTATGACGGAAAGTCTTATGCTGTCCCTTTCAATACAGACACACACCTTCTTTTCTACAATAAAACAGCATTCAAGGAAGCGGGACTTGATCCTGAGAAGCCGCCTGCAACCTGGGCGGAGCTAGAGGAGTACGCAAAGAAGTTAGATATTGAGAATGGCGATAACTATGAACGAATTGGATTCTATCCTTTATGGGGAAGTGTCGGGGCATCCAGCTGGATGACAAACGCAGATAGCGGCAAGGGTTTTATTGAAGATGGAGAGTTGACAATCAACACACCGAAAAAAGTTGAAGCCCTTAATTGGATTCATGATTGGAAGGAACGCCTCGGAGAAAACACTGTACAAGCTTTCCAGGCAGAGTTCGGAAGTGAACAGGCAAATCCATTCATTGCAGGAAAAGTTGCAATGTGGGTTGATGTGGGAACATTCTACATACAATTAAGAGACTACGGACAGAATGTTGACTTTGGCGTAGCACCAATCCCTGCATACGAGGAAGGTTCGGGGAACTGGGCTGAAGGCGGCGGATTCGTGGTTGAAATTCCGAAAGGTGCGAAACATCCAGAGGAAGCAATGGACTTTATTAAGTATCTGACAGATGTTGAAGCTCAGAAATATTGGTCGGTTAAAAACTATGACAATGTAGCGAACATTGAAGCAGCTGAGGCAGCCCTCAATGAACTCGAAGGTTCGGATAAGATGGTCTACGAAGCTACTGTCAAAAACCTGGAGCATACAAAGATGTTCCCAGTGCCAGTTGAGTATCCAGATTATCATAGCAGTTTGAACCCGCATATTGACAATGCACTATTAGGAAAAACTACTGCTGAAAAAGCATTGGAAGAAGCGGAAGAAGATATAGCAAAAATGAAAAAGAAATAA
- a CDS encoding carbohydrate ABC transporter permease, giving the protein MKSSDTTLAHRESGPKVIREGRTSEAARKKGLSRKAKDNLAGFLFISPWIIGFLVLTLGPLLFSLAASFTDYNITSKMNFIGLENYKRMFTMDDLFRTSLLNNIYYVIFSVPLTTAGAIILTVLLNQRIN; this is encoded by the coding sequence ATGAAGTCTTCAGATACAACACTAGCACACAGAGAATCCGGGCCTAAAGTAATAAGGGAAGGTCGAACTTCTGAAGCTGCCCGAAAAAAGGGTCTCAGCAGAAAAGCAAAAGACAATTTGGCTGGATTTTTATTCATTTCACCGTGGATCATCGGGTTTCTAGTACTGACCTTAGGTCCATTACTCTTCAGTCTGGCTGCAAGTTTCACAGATTACAATATTACTTCAAAAATGAATTTCATTGGTTTGGAAAATTACAAACGCATGTTTACGATGGACGATTTATTCCGCACTTCCCTTTTAAATAATATTTATTATGTTATTTTCTCAGTTCCATTGACGACCGCGGGAGCCATTATACTAACCGTTCTGTTGAATCAAAGGATCAATTGA
- a CDS encoding UDP-N-acetylmuramoyl-L-alanyl-D-glutamate--2,6-diaminopimelate ligase yields MRLTKVLEELGSSLKKYMNDADPELSGIQMDSRKVEPGDLFVAITGFQIDGHKFINEAIDNGAAAVIGENELELSVPYIQVFDSRLALGRAASAFYQHPSRKHTVIGITGTNGKTTVSYILKHILEHAGKSCSLLGTVSYIINNEVYKPSNTTPDALQIQELISKSNDEFVVLEVSSHALKQYRIEGLELDYGLFTNLSHDHLDYHPTIEDYFEAKTLMYNYMKKEGSAVVSRLGEWGDRLDSILKAKEIPVYSIGYDDIHDLKIEDIKLNGESRFDIQMGGITYPLTFPSPGLHNVYNAAMAFLTAVKIGISPDVITEALKSFPGVPGRFEMISHPEGATFIVDYAHTKDAIEYCLQAAQEHEAVKIKHIFGFRGERDKTKRVHMIKASAAMSDEFILTFDDLNGISEEEMANELKELNERYGMNKGKVITDRTLAIRDAWENARKGEWILITGKGPEEYQLMYELPTSSDKETLLYLKKLQNKESVIG; encoded by the coding sequence ATGAGATTAACCAAGGTGCTTGAAGAACTCGGCAGCAGTTTAAAAAAATACATGAATGATGCAGACCCTGAATTGTCTGGAATCCAGATGGATTCACGTAAAGTGGAGCCAGGAGATTTATTTGTTGCGATAACAGGCTTTCAGATAGATGGCCACAAGTTTATTAATGAAGCCATAGACAATGGTGCTGCTGCTGTCATAGGTGAAAATGAGCTTGAACTTTCTGTCCCTTATATTCAGGTATTCGACAGCAGGCTTGCACTGGGAAGGGCAGCGAGCGCATTTTATCAACACCCGTCGAGGAAGCATACGGTAATAGGCATCACAGGTACAAATGGGAAAACGACCGTTTCTTACATTCTAAAGCACATCCTAGAGCATGCGGGCAAAAGCTGCTCTCTCCTGGGGACTGTGTCTTATATTATAAATAATGAAGTGTACAAGCCTTCCAATACCACTCCGGACGCTTTACAAATTCAGGAATTGATTTCGAAAAGCAATGATGAATTTGTTGTTTTGGAAGTGTCATCACATGCCTTGAAGCAATACAGAATCGAGGGGCTTGAGCTGGATTATGGGTTGTTCACGAATTTATCCCATGATCACCTCGATTACCATCCGACAATTGAAGATTATTTCGAAGCCAAAACATTGATGTATAACTACATGAAAAAAGAGGGTTCGGCTGTGGTCAGCAGGTTGGGCGAGTGGGGTGACAGGCTGGACAGTATTTTAAAAGCTAAAGAAATTCCGGTATATTCAATTGGTTATGATGACATCCACGATTTGAAAATTGAGGACATTAAATTGAACGGAGAAAGCAGATTTGACATCCAAATGGGAGGGATCACATACCCTTTGACTTTTCCATCCCCTGGCCTACACAATGTCTATAATGCTGCAATGGCCTTCTTGACAGCAGTAAAAATCGGGATCAGTCCTGATGTGATTACTGAAGCACTAAAATCTTTCCCTGGAGTGCCTGGAAGGTTCGAGATGATTTCTCATCCTGAAGGTGCTACTTTCATTGTCGATTATGCACATACAAAGGATGCGATTGAATACTGCCTGCAAGCAGCACAAGAGCATGAAGCAGTTAAGATAAAGCATATATTCGGATTCCGTGGAGAGCGTGACAAGACCAAAAGAGTGCATATGATTAAAGCATCGGCCGCAATGAGTGATGAATTCATCTTGACCTTCGATGACCTGAACGGAATATCCGAAGAAGAGATGGCCAATGAATTAAAGGAACTGAATGAACGATATGGCATGAATAAAGGAAAAGTCATTACAGACAGGACCCTGGCAATTAGAGATGCATGGGAAAACGCCAGGAAAGGGGAGTGGATCCTTATCACGGGTAAAGGACCTGAAGAGTATCAGTTAATGTATGAACTTCCTACATCGTCAGATAAAGAAACACTGTTATATTTAAAGAAACTGCAGAACAAGGAAAGTGTAATAGGTTGA
- a CDS encoding YjcZ family sporulation protein: MSEGCGYGGGFALLVVLFILLIIIGASWGFGY; encoded by the coding sequence ATGTCAGAAGGATGCGGCTATGGTGGCGGTTTCGCCCTGCTTGTAGTATTGTTCATTCTTTTAATCATAATCGGAGCGTCTTGGGGTTTCGGTTACTAA
- a CDS encoding protein-glutamine gamma-glutamyltransferase, which produces MIIIRFPDGASGQMLQNLSGKQKEIYEQLDNSLTMFEYDTTFQLLFEIKLRENIIEAALKLKDASVAFTSFKYSRFNPVYWTKGPRGYLLNPNVRPSDAINDIYENGQEYAFECSTAMVIIFYKAVLDSIRLSDFNYLFRGLLVWNWNYDPDLAIITLEGNEFIPGDVVYFMNPDFDKPIWRGENAVVLGNGLYYGHGIGIGTAEEMISALNTLRKNGSTTSAFMLQQHSRLNFKYLSQFSR; this is translated from the coding sequence ATGATAATCATCCGGTTTCCAGATGGTGCAAGCGGCCAGATGCTGCAGAATCTGTCTGGGAAACAGAAGGAAATATACGAGCAACTAGACAATAGCTTGACGATGTTCGAGTATGATACAACCTTTCAGCTTCTTTTTGAAATAAAACTTCGCGAGAATATCATTGAAGCGGCATTAAAGCTTAAGGATGCTTCTGTAGCTTTTACCTCCTTCAAATATTCAAGATTCAATCCAGTTTATTGGACAAAAGGACCGAGGGGCTATTTGTTGAATCCGAATGTCCGGCCTTCTGATGCGATTAATGATATTTATGAAAATGGTCAGGAATACGCATTCGAGTGCTCCACAGCAATGGTGATCATTTTCTACAAAGCCGTTCTGGATTCAATAAGATTGTCGGATTTCAACTATTTATTCAGAGGGTTGCTCGTTTGGAATTGGAATTATGACCCTGATTTGGCCATCATCACGTTAGAAGGGAATGAGTTTATACCTGGCGATGTGGTGTATTTCATGAATCCTGATTTTGATAAACCAATTTGGCGAGGGGAAAATGCTGTAGTCCTTGGAAATGGATTATATTATGGACATGGTATAGGAATAGGTACAGCTGAGGAAATGATTAGTGCTCTTAATACACTTCGGAAAAATGGCTCGACTACCTCCGCCTTTATGCTCCAGCAGCATAGCAGGCTGAATTTTAAATACTTGTCCCAGTTTTCAAGGTGA
- a CDS encoding YjcZ family sporulation protein — protein sequence MYGYSGCCGYGGYGVGGAGYGSGFVLIVVLFILLIIVGCACYR from the coding sequence ATGTACGGATACAGCGGATGCTGTGGATATGGCGGTTACGGCGTAGGAGGAGCTGGATACGGCAGCGGTTTTGTTTTGATCGTTGTGCTGTTTATCCTCTTGATCATTGTCGGCTGCGCATGCTATCGCTAA
- a CDS encoding metal-sulfur cluster assembly factor, whose translation MDKKEIYKMLEQIEEPMLGVDIVNLGLVYEVCVKDDKDVEIVMTTRNEDCMLADYIALSAREHLAGQMGTLEHIDIKMVSAPKWTQDRMSKYAKYLLDL comes from the coding sequence ATGGATAAAAAAGAAATTTATAAAATGCTTGAACAAATAGAAGAACCCATGCTTGGAGTCGATATTGTGAACCTTGGCCTCGTCTACGAAGTCTGTGTCAAGGATGATAAAGATGTCGAAATCGTCATGACTACAAGGAATGAAGATTGCATGCTTGCTGATTATATTGCACTCTCCGCCCGTGAACATCTGGCTGGTCAGATGGGTACCCTCGAGCATATTGATATCAAAATGGTCTCAGCACCAAAATGGACACAAGACAGGATGTCCAAATACGCTAAATATTTACTGGACTTGTAA
- a CDS encoding RNA polymerase sigma factor: MSDHYSIQFQKVYEEYSDKVYGYLLLLTGKKEVAEDLTQETFIRVYKHIHQFNGDSQIFTWIVKIARNVAIDHLRRKRRLRFFSLDKYVIESCQPSPVEIIVKGEKTSLLYKGIKALKLNYQEVLILRKIKEFSIRETALILGWSEGKVKITTSRAMAALKKELKRRGEIIEEII; the protein is encoded by the coding sequence TTGAGCGATCACTACAGCATTCAATTCCAAAAGGTTTACGAGGAATACAGTGACAAGGTTTATGGCTATCTCCTATTATTGACCGGTAAAAAAGAAGTCGCAGAGGATTTAACCCAGGAAACTTTTATAAGAGTGTACAAGCATATTCATCAGTTCAACGGTGATTCGCAGATTTTCACATGGATCGTGAAAATCGCACGTAATGTTGCAATTGACCATTTAAGAAGAAAAAGACGGCTGCGTTTTTTTTCACTGGATAAGTATGTCATCGAATCATGTCAGCCATCCCCAGTCGAAATCATCGTAAAAGGGGAGAAGACATCACTCCTTTACAAAGGAATCAAAGCACTGAAGCTCAACTACCAGGAGGTATTGATTTTAAGGAAAATAAAAGAGTTTTCGATTAGGGAAACCGCACTGATCCTTGGCTGGAGCGAAGGGAAAGTGAAAATCACTACTTCCAGGGCAATGGCTGCCTTAAAAAAAGAGTTAAAGAGAAGAGGGGAAATCATTGAAGAAATCATTTGA